AACCAGTACTTTGCCTGATCTTCAATCCCTGATAACCGGTTTTAGAAGAAATAGATTGGGCCACCATAAGCGCTCCTTACATCTTTTGAAATCTCTTTGCCGAAGGGATATGTTTGCTTCTACTACCTTATATTATTGATCAGAATGAATGGGTTTGCGATGATGCATTTCACGCGAACAATGTGAATATTTACCGCCTGCCGGGGAAGGCGACCAGGGAGTTCACAAGGTAACGCTCTTACCAGAACTATATTCGTTCAAAATGTCGTCGCAGCTCGGCATAGGGTTCTTGCAAGTGTTCTTGTGCGACGAGAGCCTCAACCTTTTTTTGCAGAGCTTCCCTATCCGTGTGCCCTATGCGCCGATCCAATGCCAATGCTTCTACCCATACGCTAAGAGCTTCAGAGTACTGTTGCTGCGCTAGATACAGCTCTCCCAGGCGATGCAAGATTGCGCAGCGTTCGGGAGTAATATTCAATTCGTTGGCAATGTCGGTGGCCTCCTGATAAAAATGCTGGGCAGCGGCAAAATCCCCCATGAGTCGCGCTATATCGCCCAGGCCACGCAGCGCCCTGCACTCGAATTGGCGCGCACCCTGCGAATGTGCCAGAGCAAGCGCTTGCTCGTATTGTTCCCTGGCCACCATAAAGGCGCCCTCTTGCTGCGAAAGCGCCGCCAGGGCATTTAATGTTCGCGCCTGGTCTATACTATCTCCAATACTTTTGAAGAGCGTCATAGCATCTTCATAATACGTGCGAGCAAGCTCCAGATTGTGCTGCTTACGTGCGATATCCCCTTTTACTCGCAAGGCCCATCCTACCCCGCGGTCTGCCCTATTCTCACGGAAGATCGCCAGCGCTTCCTGGCTTGACGCTTCGGCCTGTTCGAATTTTCCCTGGTCCACGTAGACAGCGCTGCGGTCGGTCAAGACCCAGCCCTGCCAGAAACGCAATCCCTGCATCGTAAAGAGTCGCAGTGCCTCTTCGTAATCCATCAGCGCTTCCGGGTAGCGACCAAAGGCTTCGTAAATGGTGCCGCGATCTCGCAGGGCCTGGGCAATCCCTTCATCGTTATGGAGCGAACGGAAGCTGTCGAGCGCGCGCTCAAAATAGTCAAGCGCTTCGGAATATCTTCCTGCCCCGCGATTGACCTCGCCCAAAACCAGGTGCATCCATGCTATGCCCCTGATATCGCCGGCTTCTCCAAAGAGTTCCAGCGCCTCCTCTGCATGGGCCCTGGCCTGCTGGAATTGTCCCTCTTCACGATAGAGCATCGCGAATTCGTAGAGCGCCCAGGCCTGCTCGTCCGGCTCATGCTGTTCGCGATGGAGCGCCAGGCTGCGTGTAAGGCAGCCGATTGCCGCTTCGTACTGCCCCTGTTGGCGCAGGATTGCTCCAAGACAGCATTGAAGTCGCCCTTCGCCCGTTTTATCATCCAGGCTTTGCGCGAACTGCACTGCTCGCCGCAGAATTGTGCGCAGTTCAGAGACTTGCCCATGACCGCATAATGCCCATGAAGCCTGTACCGCAAGGCGAACGGCTTTTCGCAGATCCTGTGGCTCTCCTGCTTCAACCAGGTGTTCGAAAGCGGCGAACCACTCCTCAGAGGTGGGATGCGGTCTGCTGCTGTAATAAGCGGCGGCGACCCGGTGTACGCGATGATGTTCGTCTGCCGGCAGCAGCGAATGGGCATATTTACGTACCTGCGTGTGGATGCCGTAGACGCGGCCATCAAATTGCATGAATGAAGCCTGCACCAGTTCATCGCGTGCAGTGCTCCAATTTTTTTGTAATTCTACCGGAATAGCAAGGGCGGATTCGGCCTCTTCAAGCTCAATGGGCGACCACTTTTGCAAGAGATGTTCTCCATCCATACGTTTAAAGGCTCGCAACGCATCTGTCTTTCGCGGTTCAATCAAGAGCAGAATCTGTTCTGTCGTGAAAGGGAGTTTAAACGTTGATAGGTATGGAAGCAGCAACTGTGCCGGTTGCGAGAGAAGATGATACGCCACATCCAGAACGGCCCATACTCCCTCCAGAGGAGACTCGCGCAACACGTCGCGCACTTCCTCAAGGGGACGCGTCGCCGCTTGCGGTTGATACACCCGGCCATCAATCGAACGCGCCCTCCCCACAATGAGTTCAGCGCCAAGGGGATAGCCATCCAACAGGTCGCAAATCTCCTGTAAAATGGCTCTCTGTTCAGGGTCATCCAGGTGAATGCGTTCGGTGAGGCCATTTTCTTTTGCCAGTTCAGTAAAGAGATGAAGCAGGTCCTCGCTCGTCATTTTGTCGACCCGGTAGTCATACCAGTTGTAGTTTGCGCCGGCCAGGGCAGCAGCAATGGATGGATCGGAGTGTGAGGTGGCCAGAACCACGACCTGCTGCGGCAGCTTACTGAGGAATCGGTGCCACATCGTAACCGCTGTGCGCTCCTGAACTTCATCAAAGCGATCAAGCACCAGCAGGCACGGCATTTCCCGGTTATCCAGCGAACGAAACGCCGAGAGAACTACTTGCTCGGCATAGTGTATATCGGATGAATGTATGGCATTGATGACAACATGCAGTTGATGCGCGATCTCCAACAGCGCATCAATGAAAGATCTGCCTCCCTGCAAAGAAACGCCAATAATGCCGCCAGGAAACTTCCCCTTATTGAGCCTTGCCGCCTCGAATGCCAGCGCGCTCTTACCGATCCCTGCCGGGCCAACCAGCGCAATATGATGAACTCCCTGGCTCAAGCGAGGCTGGCTTCGCGACTCAGTCCAATCATCATCTTCTCCAATTGCCTGTGAGAGCAGGGTTGTGATGTCGCGTAGTTCCAGAGTGCGGCCCACAAATGTGCTGGGGGCGCCCAGGTGAGCGAGCGGGTGATCAAGGTCTTCGTGACTCTCATGTGTACTCAGAAAAG
The sequence above is a segment of the Ktedonobacteraceae bacterium genome. Coding sequences within it:
- a CDS encoding tetratricopeptide repeat protein; its protein translation is MRETVTLLFRKGEGGNIELQVKESHSGRTIRGSFVNPYTPTQLNRLLRKLNNSLIEDEELREIGETLFLALCGSDVAAPSRASSSRSIRIVMREVIQRTLHKRGTVALTLCFAPGCEEFVRYPWELLHNGEHFLLASGIFTLTRALMIEDNAKREELPVYPPMKLLYIGASPCDLPPLETESSFKALARGLAPLREKGLLFIERLEPATYDHLVDYLSSYGGVSMLDEREEMAPCYAIHFDGHGTYGRLCPAEDCDELNPPTARNCAACGTPLNRVEAQTYLCFCDDEGKTRLVDTETLRSLLISSDVRLAVFSACETAKVEDEKARQRRRRPAVNATLATALVMSQVPAVVAMPFNLQDEASPIFMFHFYSALAQERTLEEALARARQAMLPAKKFHGWFIPVLYRKVVEGREGPVAFLSTHESHEDLDHPLAHLGAPSTFVGRTLELRDITTLLSQAIGEDDDWTESRSQPRLSQGVHHIALVGPAGIGKSALAFEAARLNKGKFPGGIIGVSLQGGRSFIDALLEIAHQLHVVINAIHSSDIHYAEQVVLSAFRSLDNREMPCLLVLDRFDEVQERTAVTMWHRFLSKLPQQVVVLATSHSDPSIAAALAGANYNWYDYRVDKMTSEDLLHLFTELAKENGLTERIHLDDPEQRAILQEICDLLDGYPLGAELIVGRARSIDGRVYQPQAATRPLEEVRDVLRESPLEGVWAVLDVAYHLLSQPAQLLLPYLSTFKLPFTTEQILLLIEPRKTDALRAFKRMDGEHLLQKWSPIELEEAESALAIPVELQKNWSTARDELVQASFMQFDGRVYGIHTQVRKYAHSLLPADEHHRVHRVAAAYYSSRPHPTSEEWFAAFEHLVEAGEPQDLRKAVRLAVQASWALCGHGQVSELRTILRRAVQFAQSLDDKTGEGRLQCCLGAILRQQGQYEAAIGCLTRSLALHREQHEPDEQAWALYEFAMLYREEGQFQQARAHAEEALELFGEAGDIRGIAWMHLVLGEVNRGAGRYSEALDYFERALDSFRSLHNDEGIAQALRDRGTIYEAFGRYPEALMDYEEALRLFTMQGLRFWQGWVLTDRSAVYVDQGKFEQAEASSQEALAIFRENRADRGVGWALRVKGDIARKQHNLELARTYYEDAMTLFKSIGDSIDQARTLNALAALSQQEGAFMVAREQYEQALALAHSQGARQFECRALRGLGDIARLMGDFAAAQHFYQEATDIANELNITPERCAILHRLGELYLAQQQYSEALSVWVEALALDRRIGHTDREALQKKVEALVAQEHLQEPYAELRRHFERI